From the Archangium lipolyticum genome, the window CGTGCTCGAAGAGGCCGGGGACGTCCAGGCCCTGGGGGTTGAACACGCCGCCGTACACGTCCGACACGGCCACCACCACGCCACCGTCCTGCCACAAGAGCTGCGCGGTGTGGCTGCCCACGTTGCCGAAGCCCTGGATGGCGAAGCGCGTGCCCTTCATGGGCAGGCCCGTGTCGCGGAGGATCTCGCGGGTGATGTAGAGCAGCCCGCGCCCGGTGGCCGAGTCTCGGCCCTTGGAGCCGTACAGCTCCGGGGGCTTGCCGGTGACGACGGCCGGCGAGTGCCCGTGGTAGCGCGAGTACTGGTCCATGATCCACGCCATCACCTGGGGGTTGGTGTTGACGTCGGGGGCGGCGATGTCGCGGGTGGGACCGATGACGTCTTGAATCTGGTCCACGTACTTGCGGGTGAGACGCTCGATCTCCTTGAAGGAGAGCTGGGTGGGGTCCACCGCGATGCCGCCCTTGGCGCCGCCGTAGGGCAGGTTCACCACGGCCGTCTTCCACGTCATCAGCGAGGCGAGCGCCACGCACTCCTCCTGGGTGATGGAGGGGTGGTAGCGCAGGCCGCCCTTCATGGGGCCGCGGCTGTTGTCGTGCTGGATGCGGTAGCCGTGGAAGGTGCGGATCTCCCCGTTGTCGAGCTCGATGGAGACCTGGACCTTCACCTCGCGGAGAGGGGTGGCGAGCAGGGTCTCGATGCGCTCACCCACGTCCATGATGCGCGCGGCCTTGCGGAAGTAATGGTGGATGC encodes:
- a CDS encoding Glu/Leu/Phe/Val family dehydrogenase, translated to MHAVDSIHHYFRKAARIMDVGERIETLLATPLREVKVQVSIELDNGEIRTFHGYRIQHDNSRGPMKGGLRYHPSITQEECVALASLMTWKTAVVNLPYGGAKGGIAVDPTQLSFKEIERLTRKYVDQIQDVIGPTRDIAAPDVNTNPQVMAWIMDQYSRYHGHSPAVVTGKPPELYGSKGRDSATGRGLLYITREILRDTGLPMKGTRFAIQGFGNVGSHTAQLLWQDGGVVVAVSDVYGGVFNPQGLDVPGLFEHVKRTGTVTGFSGGQACTNEDVLAADCDVLIPAALGNALHRNNANAVRARLVIEGANGPMDPEADELLEKRGVLVVPDILANAGGVTVSYYEWVQNLQHLTWEEDRVNAELEKTMKEAYDRVAQLARSRKVTLRTAAFILAIGRVGKATVLRGI